In a genomic window of Occallatibacter riparius:
- a CDS encoding Gfo/Idh/MocA family oxidoreductase — MAANVAVVGHGYWGKNLARNFFELGALRTLCDENTAALEAVRAKYPGVDFTGSYDEVLGDSEIAGVVLATPAVRHYEMAKRALLADKDVFVEKPLALDVKEGAELVRIAAEHKRILMVGHILQYHPAVRELKRLVANGDLGRVEYIYSNRLNIGKIRAEENILWSFAPHDISVLLGLLGEEPQTVSCEGGSYLNSDVPDVTLSQFGFANGVRAHVFVSWLHPVKEQRLVVVGSAQMAVFDDTAAEKLVLYPHKIEWKDRVPTAVKSDAVAVPLPKEEPLRNECQEFLDSIESRRAPLTDGAEGLRVLNVLRACQEALTLGRPQTTKPQAKAAEPAKPVYYAHPTAIVDQPAEIGAGTNIWHFSHILAGAKIGERCIFGQNCQVAGDTVIGNNVKVQNNVSIYSGAHIDDDVFLGPSCVLTNVTNPRSQVNRHSLYEKTFIRRGATVGANATVVCGITLGRYSFIAAGSVVAKDVPDYGLMVGNPARRIGWMSRHGHRLDFPNEDGIMVCPESGYSYKEEHPGVLRCLDLDEDAPLPAELAKGTKSYDEFKAESEANSH, encoded by the coding sequence GTGGCCGCCAATGTCGCCGTCGTAGGGCATGGATACTGGGGCAAGAATCTAGCCCGCAACTTCTTCGAACTCGGCGCGCTGCGCACGCTGTGCGACGAAAACACCGCCGCGCTTGAGGCTGTGCGCGCGAAGTATCCCGGGGTCGACTTTACCGGTAGCTACGACGAAGTACTCGGCGATTCCGAAATCGCAGGGGTGGTCCTCGCCACGCCAGCGGTGCGCCACTACGAGATGGCCAAACGCGCCCTGCTCGCCGACAAGGATGTGTTCGTCGAGAAGCCGCTTGCGCTGGACGTGAAGGAAGGCGCGGAGCTGGTGCGTATCGCTGCCGAGCACAAGCGCATCCTCATGGTCGGCCACATTCTGCAGTACCACCCGGCCGTGCGCGAACTCAAGCGGCTGGTGGCGAACGGCGATCTCGGGCGCGTCGAATACATCTATTCCAACCGCCTCAACATCGGCAAAATTCGCGCCGAGGAAAACATCCTCTGGTCGTTCGCGCCGCACGACATCAGCGTGCTGCTCGGCCTGCTGGGAGAAGAGCCGCAGACCGTCTCCTGCGAAGGGGGCAGCTATCTCAACTCCGATGTTCCGGATGTCACGCTCTCGCAGTTCGGCTTCGCCAACGGAGTGCGCGCGCACGTCTTCGTCTCATGGCTGCACCCGGTGAAGGAGCAGCGCCTGGTCGTCGTCGGTTCCGCGCAAATGGCGGTGTTTGATGACACCGCCGCGGAGAAGCTCGTGCTCTATCCGCACAAGATTGAGTGGAAGGATCGCGTGCCCACGGCTGTCAAGTCGGACGCGGTAGCCGTGCCACTCCCAAAAGAAGAGCCCCTGCGCAACGAGTGCCAGGAGTTTCTTGATTCGATCGAGTCGCGCAGGGCGCCGCTCACTGACGGAGCGGAGGGCCTACGCGTGCTCAACGTGCTGCGCGCTTGCCAGGAAGCTTTGACCCTCGGCCGGCCGCAAACCACGAAACCGCAAGCAAAGGCGGCCGAGCCTGCAAAGCCCGTCTACTACGCCCATCCGACTGCGATCGTTGATCAACCTGCGGAGATCGGTGCGGGCACAAACATCTGGCACTTCTCACACATACTTGCGGGAGCCAAAATTGGCGAGCGCTGCATCTTCGGTCAGAATTGCCAGGTCGCCGGTGACACGGTCATCGGCAACAACGTCAAGGTGCAGAACAATGTTTCGATTTATTCAGGCGCGCACATCGACGACGATGTCTTCCTCGGCCCCTCGTGCGTGCTGACGAACGTGACCAATCCGCGCTCGCAGGTGAACCGGCATTCGCTTTACGAAAAGACGTTTATCCGCCGCGGCGCCACGGTGGGTGCGAATGCGACCGTGGTTTGCGGAATCACGCTGGGCCGATATAGCTTCATCGCGGCCGGATCGGTCGTCGCAAAGGATGTGCCTGACTACGGCCTGATGGTGGGCAATCCGGCGCGCCGCATCGGCTGGATGAGCCGCCATGGGCATCGCCTCGACTTTCCCAACGAAGATGGCATCATGGTGTGCCCCGAGAGCGGATACAGCTACAAAGAGGAGCACCCCGGCGTGCTGCGCTGCCTCGATCTCGACGAAGATGCGCCCTTGCCGGCGGAGCTAGCCAAAGGCACAAAGAGCTACGACGAGTTCAAGGCGGAGAGCGAAGCCAACAGCCACTGA
- a CDS encoding YidH family protein, producing MAEPRDYLAAERTFLAWLRTGLALMGFGFVVARFGLFLQQLGLLDRTRPLPSSGVSLWIGTILIAAGILVSALSAWRHVRIVRQMDANQTPKLSSSASVIAIATFLALMGLAMAVYLLTVRWPGLIP from the coding sequence ATGGCCGAACCCCGCGACTATCTTGCCGCCGAACGCACTTTTCTCGCCTGGCTCCGCACCGGGCTTGCGCTCATGGGCTTTGGCTTTGTTGTCGCCCGCTTCGGCCTTTTCCTGCAACAGCTCGGGCTCCTCGATCGCACGCGGCCTCTGCCATCCTCGGGTGTCTCGCTCTGGATCGGCACCATCCTCATCGCTGCCGGCATCCTGGTCAGCGCGCTTTCCGCGTGGCGGCACGTGCGCATCGTTCGGCAGATGGATGCTAACCAGACACCGAAGCTGAGTTCTTCGGCGTCTGTTATCGCCATCGCCACGTTCCTCGCGCTCATGGGCCTCGCCATGGCGGTCTATCTGCTTACCGTGCGATGGCCCGGCCTCATCCCTTGA
- the buk gene encoding butyrate kinase, producing the protein MTEVSSRVLAINPGSTSTKVGVFRRNVAHGSAECDWTQTIRHSDAELEHFRGWSALSQADFRAGVIRNALQQVGYPLDGFAAFAGRGGLLPPMECGTYEVNDEMVEELRAARRGEHASNLGAVLAVTFAREIGVRAYIVDPVTVDEWQPCARFSGLPQITRSPIGHALNIKAVARRFARDQQRSYAALRLIVIHLGSGITVSAHCGGRMIDQNTPEEGPFGPDRSGWLPVRELIKLCFSGRYNEKQLDRLVFGEGGLYAYLETRDLQEIEHRADAGDADATAVYDAMIYKIAKEAGAMGAVLEGRVDAVVLTGGMAHSERLVSRLRGYVEWIAPVTVYPGEDELLALAEGVFRVLDGEEEPKVFHPGHAERKGREVLVLGLE; encoded by the coding sequence GTGACGGAAGTCTCCAGCCGCGTGCTTGCCATCAACCCGGGCTCTACCTCCACCAAGGTGGGGGTCTTCCGCCGCAATGTCGCTCACGGCTCGGCGGAGTGCGACTGGACCCAGACCATCCGCCACTCGGACGCTGAGCTCGAGCACTTTCGCGGCTGGTCAGCGCTATCCCAGGCAGATTTTCGTGCGGGAGTGATCCGCAACGCGCTTCAGCAGGTGGGTTATCCGCTGGACGGTTTTGCCGCCTTTGCCGGGCGCGGCGGCCTGCTTCCGCCCATGGAGTGCGGAACCTATGAAGTGAATGACGAGATGGTCGAGGAACTGCGGGCCGCGCGACGGGGGGAGCACGCCTCGAACCTGGGGGCGGTTCTCGCGGTCACATTTGCTCGAGAGATTGGCGTTCGCGCTTACATTGTCGATCCGGTCACGGTGGACGAGTGGCAGCCGTGCGCGCGGTTTTCCGGCCTGCCGCAGATCACGCGATCGCCCATCGGGCATGCCCTCAATATCAAGGCCGTGGCGCGCCGCTTTGCACGGGACCAGCAACGCTCCTACGCTGCCCTCCGCCTCATCGTCATTCACCTCGGCAGCGGCATTACGGTCTCCGCGCATTGCGGCGGCCGCATGATCGACCAGAACACGCCCGAAGAGGGCCCATTCGGCCCCGACCGCTCGGGGTGGCTCCCGGTGCGCGAACTCATCAAGTTGTGCTTCTCCGGCCGCTACAACGAGAAGCAGCTCGACCGCCTTGTGTTCGGCGAAGGCGGGCTGTATGCGTATCTGGAAACACGGGATTTGCAGGAGATCGAGCACCGCGCTGACGCTGGCGATGCAGATGCGACGGCCGTCTATGATGCCATGATCTACAAGATCGCCAAGGAAGCCGGAGCGATGGGCGCGGTACTCGAGGGGCGTGTGGACGCCGTGGTGCTCACCGGCGGCATGGCGCACTCTGAGCGGCTCGTCTCGCGACTCCGCGGCTATGTCGAGTGGATCGCTCCCGTCACCGTTTATCCCGGAGAAGACGAACTGCTGGCTCTGGCCGAAGGCGTCTTCCGCGTCCTCGACGGCGAAGAGGAGCCCAAGGTGTTTCATCCGGGACATGCGGAACGGAAGGGCAGGGAAGTACTGGTGCTGGGGCTGGAGTGA
- a CDS encoding GAF domain-containing SpoIIE family protein phosphatase: MPALTLKSLLGRRAPAYAVVQALLESTGSDVHVTDPSGLVLLGIAREDVESRIRIVHEDATAGYVAGLAVHAVPIAALVQHLLSKEIESRSLGSEVLHLYREVHLIEQLSEQLAQVLDLPAVASCALDQAQRLIKATFGVIYLHNSNGALEPIATFGNHACANPLPLVASVLAKGSAEIVNDCGSDLRIIDPGHTCSAVLCAPLRSGENIRGAIVLGSESPGACYSSPDLKLLNTIALQTAAAVDNALLVAEMVEAARHRAAYAAELQAASTVQQLLLQGASRSIPGFQVEPVYVPASEVGGDFYLVYPTPDGSLIAIVGDVSGKGLTAAMRVALILGALRRETSAEPADILGALNNALVAQGQLGFTTALCVRIEPNGEFSLANAGHIPPYIDGQEFETAPALPLGLVADQNYETKLARLDPGEQMVLMSDGVPEARSATGELYGFARLPELAREPAAQIAEIARRYGQEDDITVLTIRLDEVAEPVQTADDQCETTA; encoded by the coding sequence ATGCCTGCTCTTACGTTGAAGTCTCTCCTCGGGCGACGCGCTCCCGCATACGCGGTTGTGCAGGCGCTCCTTGAGAGCACGGGCAGCGATGTCCACGTTACCGATCCATCCGGGTTGGTGCTGCTTGGCATCGCGAGGGAGGATGTCGAGTCGCGCATTCGCATCGTGCACGAAGATGCGACTGCCGGATACGTCGCGGGGCTGGCGGTACATGCAGTGCCGATTGCTGCGCTCGTTCAGCATCTGTTGTCGAAGGAAATCGAAAGTCGTTCGCTTGGTTCTGAGGTACTCCACCTCTACAGAGAAGTCCATCTGATTGAACAGCTATCCGAGCAACTCGCGCAGGTGCTCGATCTGCCGGCCGTCGCGTCGTGCGCGCTCGACCAGGCGCAGCGCCTGATCAAGGCCACATTCGGCGTCATCTATCTCCACAACAGCAACGGGGCCCTCGAGCCCATCGCGACCTTCGGTAATCACGCCTGCGCCAACCCGCTTCCCCTCGTCGCTTCTGTTCTTGCGAAAGGCTCTGCTGAGATCGTCAACGATTGCGGCTCCGACCTGCGCATCATCGATCCCGGCCACACATGCAGTGCGGTCCTTTGCGCCCCTCTCCGCTCCGGCGAGAACATCCGCGGCGCCATCGTCCTCGGCAGCGAAAGTCCTGGCGCGTGCTACTCCTCGCCCGACCTGAAGCTGCTGAATACAATTGCGCTGCAAACTGCGGCTGCTGTTGATAATGCGCTGCTGGTTGCCGAGATGGTTGAAGCCGCGCGCCATCGTGCCGCTTACGCAGCCGAGCTGCAGGCGGCTAGCACGGTGCAGCAGCTTCTGCTGCAGGGAGCATCCCGCTCCATACCCGGCTTCCAAGTCGAACCTGTTTATGTGCCGGCGAGCGAAGTTGGAGGGGATTTCTACCTCGTGTATCCAACGCCGGACGGTTCGCTCATCGCCATCGTAGGGGATGTTTCGGGCAAAGGGCTGACTGCTGCGATGCGCGTCGCACTCATTCTCGGTGCGTTGCGACGCGAGACTTCGGCGGAGCCGGCTGACATTCTGGGTGCGCTCAACAATGCGCTGGTGGCGCAGGGGCAGTTGGGCTTCACCACTGCGCTCTGCGTGCGCATCGAACCGAACGGCGAGTTCTCCTTGGCTAACGCGGGGCACATTCCGCCTTATATAGATGGGCAGGAATTTGAAACCGCGCCCGCGCTGCCGCTGGGACTTGTTGCCGATCAGAACTATGAAACGAAGCTGGCGCGTCTCGATCCTGGGGAGCAGATGGTGCTTATGTCGGACGGCGTTCCCGAGGCCCGCTCTGCTACGGGCGAGCTCTACGGCTTTGCGCGCCTGCCGGAGCTCGCGCGCGAGCCGGCTGCGCAGATTGCGGAAATTGCGCGCCGCTACGGGCAGGAGGATGACATTACCGTGCTGACAATCCGCCTGGACGAAGTAGCGGAGCCAGTGCAGACCGCAGACGACCAGTGCGAGACCACGGCCTGA
- a CDS encoding response regulator transcription factor, with amino-acid sequence MNKKILIVDDEPHLRMLIQQTLEDLECDGVELFTATNGEEALESIRAEEPNLVLLDVMMPKMNGFDVCHAVKKEMGWNHVRIILLTAKGQEFDRNRGLEVGADLYMTKPFDPDALIANAREALGLAAS; translated from the coding sequence ATGAACAAGAAAATATTGATTGTCGACGATGAACCGCACCTTCGTATGCTGATCCAGCAGACGCTGGAGGACCTTGAATGCGATGGCGTGGAGTTGTTCACCGCCACCAATGGCGAAGAGGCCCTGGAGTCTATTCGCGCCGAGGAGCCGAATCTCGTGCTGCTCGATGTGATGATGCCCAAGATGAACGGCTTTGATGTGTGCCACGCTGTGAAGAAGGAGATGGGCTGGAATCATGTGCGCATCATTCTGCTGACCGCGAAGGGGCAGGAGTTTGATCGCAACCGTGGCCTCGAGGTAGGCGCCGATCTCTATATGACGAAGCCGTTCGACCCTGACGCGCTGATTGCCAACGCCCGCGAAGCCCTGGGTCTCGCTGCAAGCTGA
- a CDS encoding GAF domain-containing protein — protein MAVQVFRLSSNVLLGLRKSSFAVTLLGLATLAPALLYADSQAGGAPNIGAGIPVVENYTVKDYNGSGQIWTMAQDKRGVMYFGASDGVVMQFDGVTWRKTLLGSSVVRSLAVDDIGRVWVGANANFGYLAPDSTGTLQYVSLLDQIPQADRAFTDVWQTVVTPQGVFFRSFERLFRWDGKRMQVWRPDGTMQFQALSMVRGHVYTDQKGIGLEEIVGDELRAVPGGDAYRDSIKLFLYPYDDTRIIVSERNGLLSLYDGQKSTPFHTAADDYLKKNRLYVSTQLHDGALCVNTLNGGAVVLNHDGSLRRVIDVAEGILTSDALSSFEDREGALWIGSDNGVSRVQMGGTFSIYVNGFVQDFNLFQGTVYATTVSGNSALARVVLDPQTHRPTVQAIHGATQGWTLVDFKDPAGRAPEQLLVATSEGVARVVGDQMVPVFPNLHSLAEQCYFIGQSHVDPMRLFVGHSDGVQSFHWTNGQWVDEGRLPGVIFEARNMMEDAHGDVWVSGAADKVLRIHMAPTGMRDSHADVLGAAAGLPAGIPDAEAIDGTMYVSVQRSKHMYRWDEAAHKFVVDDRFVLPLDTPVFSPGVQPDGKDRIWSVTNSFEGRRVAAFDRQKDGSWKLDEASYRPLTQLGVFIFYTQPDGGVWITGEKLAHFVPRASGGEGAAFPTVVRQVTMGKQTIFGGTSVDGSNLRLPAGTNALHFSFAALTFSNPKATTYQYMLQGADKDWSEWSKQTDANYSSLGPGRYVLRVRSRAYDGRDGQEGSFAFVIAPPWYRTTAAYIIYAILWLLLSISLWRLVIRHERNKARRKTEALESQARALEATVTERTSEIRAQAAEISAQKESIELLSEIGREITASLDLNVILFKLYERVNQIVDATVFGVGLYQPEKQLIDYTLAIESGKRYAPYSRSTADKNQFAVWCIDHRKPILINDVAAEYSKYISEYSHGARVLEDGSEAQPPASMIYLPLIAQDRVLGVLSVQSFRKNAYTEQHLGLLSNLASYTTIALDNANAYTVIADKERAVRERAAELLTINHITNALSTQLDRDRLVQLVGEQVRELFKAPIVYVALLDRATMMLHFPYAYGEEAAQSRPFGSGLTSQIIRTGEPLLINEEMDRNRARLGIESIGRQSASFLGVPIPSGGEMIGVLSVQTTEQEGRFTEADQRLLSTIASAVGVTFHNARLFEEAQAARAAAEEADSAKSSFLSTVSHELRTPLTSVLGFAKIIRRRLHERLFPMIAESDAKIAQSKRQVLENLDVVVSEGERLTKLIDDVLDLAKIEAGKFTWNMASVSVKEVVERAVAATSSLIEARGLKIETSIDESLPDINGDHDRLIQVVINLISNAVKFTPSGAITCSAHRRDGEIVVSVKDSGIGIAPGDQPKVFEKFKQVGDTLTDKPKGTGLGLPICKEIVEHHGGRIWVESAIGEGSTFSFTLPITDSPQQLDLLPIRRNVDIEAIVRRLRDTVANQQTHSKSILVVDDDPNIRTLLQQELTEAGYAVRLAEDGRKALALIREEIPGLVILDVMMPEMNGFDVAAVLKNDPETMHVPIIILSILEDRERGFRLGVDRYLTKPIDTGSLFQEMDTLLDQGKSRKKVMVVDEDASTVSTLAQVLETRGYQVTESNGPDLVARAVDSKPDIIILNSLLSNNEAVRALRFEKGMENVLFLIYQ, from the coding sequence TTGGCAGTACAGGTATTCCGCTTGAGCTCAAACGTGCTCCTCGGTCTGCGAAAATCGTCTTTCGCCGTCACGCTGCTGGGTCTCGCCACGCTTGCGCCCGCGCTCTTGTATGCCGACTCGCAGGCCGGCGGCGCTCCCAATATTGGCGCGGGCATCCCGGTGGTTGAGAACTACACCGTCAAGGACTACAACGGGTCCGGGCAGATCTGGACCATGGCGCAGGACAAGCGCGGCGTCATGTACTTTGGCGCATCGGACGGCGTGGTGATGCAGTTCGACGGCGTGACCTGGCGCAAGACCCTGCTCGGTTCCAGCGTGGTACGTTCGCTCGCCGTGGATGACATTGGACGCGTGTGGGTAGGAGCCAATGCGAACTTCGGATATCTTGCTCCCGACTCGACGGGCACGCTTCAGTACGTGTCGCTTCTTGATCAGATTCCGCAGGCCGACCGCGCATTCACTGACGTCTGGCAGACGGTCGTAACGCCGCAGGGCGTTTTCTTTCGCAGCTTCGAGCGGCTCTTCCGCTGGGACGGCAAGCGCATGCAGGTCTGGCGGCCCGATGGCACTATGCAGTTTCAGGCGCTGTCGATGGTGCGCGGCCATGTTTACACGGATCAGAAGGGAATCGGCCTTGAGGAGATCGTCGGGGACGAGTTGCGCGCTGTGCCGGGCGGCGATGCCTACCGCGATTCAATCAAGCTCTTCCTGTATCCCTACGATGACACGCGCATTATCGTCTCTGAACGCAATGGGCTGCTCAGCCTTTACGACGGCCAGAAGTCGACGCCTTTCCACACGGCCGCAGACGACTACCTAAAGAAGAATAGGCTCTACGTCTCCACTCAGTTGCACGACGGCGCGCTTTGCGTGAATACGCTGAATGGTGGAGCGGTGGTCCTGAATCATGATGGCAGCCTGCGCCGCGTGATCGACGTGGCCGAGGGGATCCTCACTTCGGATGCTCTCTCATCTTTCGAAGACCGCGAAGGCGCGCTCTGGATCGGCAGTGATAACGGCGTCTCGCGCGTGCAGATGGGGGGGACCTTCTCCATCTATGTCAACGGGTTCGTGCAGGACTTCAATCTTTTTCAGGGCACCGTTTACGCCACTACGGTGTCGGGCAACTCGGCGCTGGCACGTGTCGTGCTCGACCCGCAGACGCACCGGCCCACGGTGCAGGCGATCCACGGGGCTACGCAAGGCTGGACGCTTGTTGACTTCAAAGACCCTGCCGGGCGCGCTCCCGAACAACTTCTCGTCGCCACCAGCGAGGGGGTCGCACGTGTTGTTGGGGACCAAATGGTGCCGGTCTTCCCGAACCTGCATAGCCTTGCGGAGCAGTGCTACTTCATCGGCCAGTCGCACGTGGACCCAATGCGGCTTTTCGTTGGGCACTCTGACGGCGTCCAGTCCTTCCACTGGACCAATGGGCAATGGGTGGATGAAGGCAGGCTGCCCGGGGTCATCTTCGAGGCGCGCAACATGATGGAGGATGCGCACGGGGACGTGTGGGTGAGCGGGGCCGCCGATAAGGTGCTTCGCATTCACATGGCGCCCACTGGAATGCGCGATTCGCACGCGGATGTCCTCGGCGCCGCGGCGGGACTTCCGGCGGGCATTCCCGATGCCGAGGCGATCGACGGCACGATGTATGTGAGCGTGCAGCGTTCAAAGCATATGTACCGCTGGGATGAGGCGGCACACAAGTTCGTGGTTGACGACCGTTTTGTGCTGCCGCTCGACACTCCGGTTTTCAGCCCAGGCGTGCAGCCGGATGGTAAAGACCGCATCTGGTCCGTCACGAATTCTTTCGAGGGTCGTAGAGTTGCTGCCTTCGATCGCCAGAAAGATGGATCGTGGAAGCTCGACGAAGCCAGCTACCGTCCGCTGACCCAGTTGGGCGTCTTCATCTTCTACACGCAACCGGATGGCGGGGTCTGGATCACCGGAGAGAAGCTTGCGCATTTTGTGCCGCGCGCTTCTGGGGGAGAGGGGGCGGCGTTTCCAACGGTCGTGCGCCAGGTGACGATGGGCAAGCAGACGATCTTCGGCGGGACCAGTGTCGATGGATCAAACCTGCGCCTGCCGGCCGGAACCAACGCGCTGCACTTCAGCTTCGCCGCGCTGACGTTCTCGAATCCTAAGGCGACGACCTATCAATATATGTTGCAGGGCGCGGACAAGGATTGGTCCGAGTGGTCGAAGCAGACCGACGCCAACTATTCGAGCCTTGGTCCTGGCAGGTATGTGCTGCGCGTGCGCTCGCGCGCTTACGATGGCCGCGATGGCCAGGAAGGGTCCTTCGCATTCGTCATCGCTCCGCCGTGGTATCGGACCACTGCGGCTTACATCATCTATGCAATTCTCTGGTTGCTGCTGTCGATTTCACTCTGGCGTCTTGTGATTCGGCATGAACGCAACAAGGCGCGGCGCAAGACGGAAGCGCTTGAGTCGCAGGCTCGCGCGCTTGAGGCTACGGTCACAGAGCGCACCAGCGAGATACGGGCGCAGGCCGCGGAGATCAGCGCACAGAAGGAGAGCATCGAGTTGCTCAGCGAGATTGGCCGCGAGATCACCGCGTCGCTCGATCTCAACGTCATTCTGTTCAAGCTATATGAGCGTGTGAATCAGATCGTGGATGCGACCGTTTTCGGCGTGGGTCTCTATCAGCCGGAAAAGCAGTTGATCGACTACACGCTCGCGATTGAAAGCGGCAAGCGCTACGCGCCTTACTCGCGCAGCACTGCCGACAAGAATCAGTTCGCCGTGTGGTGCATCGATCATCGGAAGCCCATCCTGATCAATGATGTTGCTGCGGAGTATTCGAAGTACATCTCCGAGTACTCGCACGGGGCTCGCGTACTCGAGGACGGCAGCGAGGCACAGCCGCCTGCCTCGATGATTTATCTGCCGCTCATCGCTCAGGATCGCGTGCTGGGCGTGCTGAGCGTGCAGAGCTTCCGCAAGAACGCGTACACCGAGCAGCATCTCGGGCTGCTCTCGAATCTTGCGTCTTACACCACTATCGCGCTGGATAATGCCAACGCCTACACGGTGATTGCCGACAAGGAACGCGCCGTGCGCGAGCGCGCGGCCGAGCTGCTGACCATCAATCACATCACCAACGCGCTCTCAACGCAGCTCGATCGCGACCGGCTGGTTCAACTTGTGGGCGAGCAGGTGCGGGAGCTCTTCAAGGCGCCGATCGTATACGTTGCGCTTCTCGACCGCGCTACGATGATGCTGCATTTCCCGTACGCGTATGGCGAAGAGGCGGCGCAATCGCGGCCATTCGGCTCTGGCCTGACCTCGCAGATTATTCGCACCGGCGAGCCTCTTCTGATCAACGAGGAGATGGACAGGAATCGCGCTCGTCTGGGCATCGAAAGCATTGGCCGTCAATCCGCGTCTTTTCTCGGTGTGCCCATTCCGTCGGGCGGCGAGATGATCGGCGTGCTAAGCGTGCAGACCACGGAGCAGGAAGGCCGCTTCACGGAAGCTGATCAGCGACTGCTTTCAACGATCGCGTCCGCCGTTGGCGTGACGTTCCACAACGCACGGCTATTCGAAGAGGCGCAGGCAGCGCGCGCCGCCGCTGAAGAAGCCGACTCCGCAAAGAGCAGCTTCCTTTCCACTGTGAGCCACGAACTGCGCACGCCGCTCACGTCGGTGCTTGGCTTTGCGAAGATCATCCGGCGCAGGCTGCACGAGCGGCTCTTCCCGATGATCGCCGAGTCGGATGCGAAGATCGCGCAGTCGAAGCGGCAGGTGCTCGAAAATCTCGACGTAGTGGTAAGCGAAGGCGAGCGCCTGACGAAGCTGATCGACGACGTGCTCGACCTCGCCAAGATTGAAGCGGGCAAGTTCACCTGGAACATGGCGAGCGTCTCGGTGAAGGAAGTGGTGGAGCGCGCCGTCGCGGCGACGTCGTCGTTGATTGAAGCGCGTGGCCTCAAGATTGAGACTTCGATTGACGAGAGCCTGCCCGACATCAACGGCGATCACGACCGGCTTATCCAGGTGGTGATCAATCTAATCTCGAATGCTGTGAAGTTCACGCCGTCGGGCGCAATTACATGCTCCGCCCATCGGCGTGACGGCGAGATTGTGGTGAGCGTGAAGGATTCCGGCATCGGCATCGCGCCGGGGGATCAGCCCAAGGTGTTTGAGAAATTCAAGCAAGTGGGCGACACGCTGACCGACAAGCCTAAGGGAACCGGCCTTGGCCTGCCGATTTGCAAGGAGATCGTGGAGCACCACGGCGGCCGCATCTGGGTTGAGTCGGCAATCGGCGAAGGCAGCACCTTCTCGTTCACGCTGCCGATTACAGACTCGCCGCAGCAACTGGATCTGCTGCCGATCCGGCGGAACGTCGATATCGAAGCGATCGTGCGTCGCCTGCGCGATACGGTCGCCAACCAGCAGACGCATTCGAAATCCATACTGGTTGTTGACGACGATCCGAATATTCGCACGCTGCTGCAACAGGAGCTTACGGAAGCCGGCTACGCGGTGCGACTAGCTGAGGACGGCCGCAAGGCTCTCGCGCTCATCCGGGAAGAGATCCCCGGTCTTGTCATTCTCGATGTCATGATGCCGGAGATGAATGGGTTCGACGTGGCCGCGGTGTTGAAGAACGACCCCGAGACCATGCACGTGCCGATCATCATTCTGTCGATTCTCGAAGACCGCGAGCGAGGTTTCCGTCTCGGCGTGGATCGCTATCTCACGAAGCCGATTGACACCGGTTCGCTCTTTCAGGAGATGGACACCCTTCTCGATCAGGGCAAGTCGCGCAAGAAGGTCATGGTTGTGGACGAGGATGCGTCCACTGTCAGCACGCTGGCGCAGGTTCTTGAAACGCGCGGCTATCAGGTCACCGAATCGAATGGGCCCGACCTTGTCGCACGCGCGGTCGATTCCAAACCGGACATCATCATCCTCAACTCGCTGCTCTCGAATAACGAAGCCGTCCGCGCGCTGCGCTTCGAGAAAGGCATGGAGAACGTTCTCTTCCTCATCTACCAATGA